One region of Opitutaceae bacterium genomic DNA includes:
- the msrB gene encoding peptide-methionine (R)-S-oxide reductase MsrB, with the protein MSKVKVQRTDEEWRKLLTPEQYRVARKQGTEPPFRNAYFDKKTDGVYFSVCSDTPLFDSRDKFDSGTGWPSFTKAIERSFVGETRDSTLGMERIEVHCTVDGAHLGHVFDDGPRPTGLRYCINSASLRFMPRAEYDAWVARNDRKP; encoded by the coding sequence ATGAGCAAGGTGAAGGTGCAGCGGACTGACGAGGAATGGCGAAAGCTCCTCACTCCCGAGCAATATCGCGTGGCTCGGAAACAGGGCACGGAGCCTCCGTTCCGGAATGCCTATTTCGACAAGAAAACGGACGGTGTTTATTTTTCCGTCTGCAGCGACACGCCGCTTTTTGACAGTCGCGACAAGTTCGACAGCGGCACGGGATGGCCCAGCTTCACGAAGGCCATCGAGCGCTCCTTTGTCGGTGAAACCCGCGACTCCACTCTTGGCATGGAACGCATCGAGGTGCACTGCACGGTTGACGGAGCCCACCTCGGCCATGTCTTCGACGACGGTCCACGTCCGACGGGGCTGCGCTACTGCATCAACAGCGCGTCACTCCGATTCATGCCGCGCGCCGAGTACGACGCGTGGGTCGCGCGTAACGACAGGAAACCCTGA
- a CDS encoding PQQ-dependent sugar dehydrogenase: MASGQTRVPWTTSKVDGTPERPKPFVQEQILRHLKFSEALELSTVHGTGHLLLLERTGHIYSFNPRSDTEPANEVLDLRKGKPDFDNAFGIALHPKYRENREIFVCYALKPGRKDGTKLSRFKLSSLDPLKADPTSEEVVLTWLSGEHNGANIQFGPDGYLYVSAGDGGPPAPPDILLTGQDTRDFLSSILRIDVDHRDPPLAYRIPPDNPWVVPPAAAPGTRPEIWAFGLRNPFKMSFDPATGNLWCGDVGWEIWEMIHLIKKGGNYGWSAYEASQPIAVERASPLAPITPPIVAHPHSEAASITGGYVYHGSEFPELQGAYIYGDWATGKIWALWYDGTKITRHEEIADTPQMIITFGQADDGELYYLDWSSQTTIHRLRRNPRSASPSAFPRKLSETGIFADLRTLKPSPGVYPFSIAQPMWEDGAEVLSRLIGLRDRTKLTTTTYLKFDFRTGGKTMDYQTKWPAGSVLARTIALGDMALTDEERTRPVETQVLHFDGEAWNGYSYRWNEAGTDADLVPAEGAERVFKTRPDKQAVSREPREYRWRYFSRSDCLRCHNTWNNGALAFTPPQLEGVPGPQSGELVSLGLIDSDYLESTRAKLEPRNSAISSAARSVLHTNCAHCHRNDAGGAAFVFMNTELLTVQMNAVGVAPTQGGLGLKDAKLINPGDPWNSVICVRMAKAGAGHMPVVGARNTDVDGLRAVEDWIARMSGGGAGDAKPWTETAWSTELIAESLKTVGGAMRLRRAIDDGRLSESLRQHAFTTAWASPDPTVRDIYERFKPDALRERTLGTQVDVAALLAMKGDAARGQKLLSDLGKLSGCRACHFIKGEGRHIGPDLSRIGSTQTSAQILDSILNPSKQMAQEFRPLQVQMKDGTTQVGFALRRSPTSLVFRVVSGETLTLQLSEVAAEKPLPISLMPEGQIAGLTAGEAADLLAYLSSLK, translated from the coding sequence ATGGCATCGGGACAAACGCGGGTTCCCTGGACGACGTCCAAGGTCGATGGCACGCCGGAGAGGCCGAAGCCTTTTGTGCAGGAGCAGATTCTCCGGCATCTCAAGTTTTCGGAGGCGCTGGAACTGTCGACGGTTCACGGCACCGGCCATCTGCTGCTTCTCGAACGCACCGGGCACATCTATTCGTTCAATCCGAGGTCGGATACCGAGCCAGCGAATGAGGTTCTCGATCTCCGAAAGGGAAAGCCGGACTTCGACAATGCCTTTGGAATCGCGCTGCATCCGAAGTACCGCGAGAACCGGGAAATTTTTGTCTGCTATGCGTTGAAGCCTGGGCGGAAGGACGGCACCAAGCTGTCGCGTTTCAAGCTTAGTTCGCTGGATCCCCTGAAGGCGGATCCAACGAGCGAAGAGGTGGTGCTCACGTGGCTGTCAGGCGAACACAATGGCGCGAACATACAGTTTGGCCCTGACGGCTATCTCTATGTGTCGGCCGGGGATGGCGGCCCTCCAGCGCCGCCGGACATCCTGCTCACCGGTCAGGACACCCGCGACTTCCTGTCCTCCATTCTGCGCATCGATGTCGACCATCGGGATCCTCCGCTGGCCTACCGCATTCCGCCGGACAACCCCTGGGTCGTGCCTCCTGCGGCGGCTCCTGGCACGCGGCCGGAAATCTGGGCGTTCGGCCTTCGCAATCCCTTCAAGATGAGCTTCGACCCGGCGACCGGCAACCTCTGGTGCGGCGACGTCGGATGGGAGATCTGGGAGATGATTCATCTCATCAAGAAGGGCGGCAACTATGGGTGGAGCGCGTACGAGGCGAGCCAGCCCATTGCTGTGGAGCGCGCGAGCCCTCTGGCGCCCATAACGCCGCCGATCGTGGCGCATCCGCATTCGGAGGCGGCTTCGATAACAGGCGGGTATGTCTATCACGGAAGTGAGTTTCCGGAGCTGCAGGGAGCCTACATCTACGGAGACTGGGCGACGGGCAAGATATGGGCCCTGTGGTATGATGGAACGAAGATCACGCGGCACGAGGAGATCGCCGACACGCCGCAGATGATCATCACGTTTGGCCAGGCGGATGACGGGGAGCTGTACTATCTCGACTGGTCCTCGCAGACGACGATCCACCGCCTTCGCCGCAATCCGCGCAGCGCGTCGCCCTCGGCCTTTCCCAGAAAGCTCAGTGAGACCGGCATCTTTGCCGATCTGAGGACGCTGAAGCCATCGCCCGGCGTGTATCCTTTTTCCATTGCGCAACCGATGTGGGAGGATGGCGCGGAGGTGCTGAGCCGTCTGATCGGCCTGCGCGACCGCACGAAGCTGACGACAACGACGTACCTGAAATTTGATTTCCGCACGGGTGGAAAGACCATGGACTACCAGACAAAGTGGCCTGCGGGATCGGTGCTCGCGCGCACGATCGCGCTGGGCGACATGGCGTTGACGGACGAGGAGCGCACGCGTCCCGTTGAAACGCAGGTCCTGCATTTCGACGGAGAGGCATGGAACGGCTATTCCTATCGATGGAACGAGGCGGGAACGGATGCCGATCTGGTCCCGGCGGAAGGTGCAGAACGGGTCTTCAAGACAAGGCCGGACAAACAGGCTGTCTCCCGCGAGCCGCGCGAATACCGCTGGCGATATTTCAGCCGTTCCGACTGCCTGCGCTGCCACAATACATGGAACAACGGCGCGCTGGCCTTCACGCCGCCCCAGCTTGAAGGCGTGCCAGGACCGCAGTCGGGCGAACTAGTTTCCCTCGGATTGATCGACTCCGACTATCTTGAATCGACGCGGGCGAAGCTTGAGCCGCGGAATTCGGCGATCAGTAGTGCGGCGCGGTCGGTGCTCCACACAAACTGTGCGCACTGCCATCGCAATGACGCCGGAGGCGCCGCGTTTGTGTTCATGAACACCGAGCTCCTGACGGTGCAGATGAACGCCGTCGGCGTCGCCCCGACCCAGGGAGGCCTGGGTCTAAAGGACGCCAAACTGATCAATCCGGGCGATCCCTGGAACTCGGTCATCTGTGTGCGCATGGCGAAAGCGGGTGCGGGTCACATGCCGGTGGTCGGGGCAAGGAACACGGATGTCGACGGACTGCGCGCGGTGGAGGACTGGATCGCCCGCATGAGCGGCGGTGGAGCCGGAGACGCGAAACCCTGGACGGAGACTGCGTGGTCCACGGAGCTGATCGCCGAGTCGCTGAAGACCGTGGGCGGTGCCATGCGGCTCCGCCGCGCCATTGACGATGGCAGGCTGTCGGAATCGCTGCGTCAGCATGCCTTCACAACCGCCTGGGCGTCACCGGATCCGACGGTGCGCGACATCTACGAGCGCTTCAAGCCGGACGCGCTGCGTGAGCGGACCCTTGGCACCCAGGTGGATGTCGCGGCCCTGCTGGCCATGAAGGGAGACGCCGCGCGCGGGCAAAAGCTGCTTTCGGATCTCGGAAAGTTGAGCGGCTGCCGCGCCTGTCATTTCATCAAGGGCGAGGGCCGGCATATCGGGCCGGATTTGTCGAGGATCGGTTCGACGCAGACGTCCGCGCAGATTCTGGACAGCATTCTGAATCCCTCGAAACAGATGGCGCAGGAGTTCCGTCCGCTTCAGGTGCAGATGAAGGATGGAACCACGCAGGTGGGCTTCGCGCTCAGGCGGAGCCCGACCTCGCTTGTTTTTCGCGTCGTGAGCGGGGAAACGCTCACACTCCAGTTGTCGGAGGTGGCCGCGGAAAAGCCGCTGCCCATTTCGCTCATGCCCGAAGGGCAGATCGCGGGTCTGACCGCCGGTGAGGCTGCCGATCTCCTTGCCTACCTATCCAGCCTGAAATAA
- a CDS encoding sugar phosphate isomerase/epimerase: protein MQTYTRRDFAKLALSAVPAAGLLSSANPLLGVAPPRKARVHPNSLVKGVQIGINVPYSFGNPAMSGADVLSNCASLDLSAVELRAQPVETYMGAAPELIYQPAKGIKVSHAELEARKATLKSWRSSAPLARAKEFRKMYEDGGVKIEIVKVDNIFKLSDDELDYHFALAKTLGARAISSEISFVDDELKRVGRFADKHEFWVAYHGHTSTTASIWEHAFTLARYHAANVDLGHFVAGSNMSPVPFIKRHHERITHVHLKDRKYREGPNTPFGQGDTPIGEVLRLIRDNRWLMQGTIEFEYKVPEGSDRMREIARAIQYCRDQLNMA, encoded by the coding sequence ATGCAAACCTATACCCGCCGTGACTTTGCCAAACTCGCCTTGTCGGCTGTTCCCGCCGCCGGGCTGCTTTCTTCGGCAAACCCCCTGCTGGGGGTCGCGCCTCCGCGCAAGGCCAGGGTTCATCCAAACTCCCTGGTGAAAGGCGTGCAGATCGGGATAAATGTGCCCTACAGCTTCGGCAATCCGGCAATGTCCGGAGCCGATGTTCTTTCGAACTGCGCGTCCCTGGACTTGAGCGCGGTCGAACTCCGCGCACAACCCGTCGAAACCTACATGGGTGCCGCGCCTGAGCTGATCTACCAGCCGGCCAAGGGAATCAAGGTCTCGCATGCCGAACTCGAAGCCAGAAAAGCGACGCTGAAGTCATGGCGGAGTTCGGCCCCGCTCGCCCGGGCGAAGGAATTTCGAAAGATGTACGAAGACGGCGGCGTGAAGATCGAGATCGTGAAGGTCGACAACATCTTCAAGCTTTCGGATGACGAACTGGACTATCATTTTGCTCTGGCAAAAACCCTCGGCGCCCGCGCCATTTCGAGCGAAATCTCCTTTGTCGACGATGAACTGAAGCGCGTCGGCCGGTTTGCCGACAAGCACGAGTTCTGGGTCGCCTACCACGGGCACACGTCGACAACGGCCAGCATCTGGGAGCATGCGTTCACCCTGGCAAGATACCACGCGGCCAATGTCGACCTCGGGCACTTCGTCGCCGGCAGCAACATGTCGCCGGTTCCGTTCATCAAGCGCCACCACGAACGCATCACCCACGTGCATCTCAAGGACCGGAAATATCGCGAGGGGCCGAACACGCCTTTCGGCCAGGGGGACACCCCGATAGGCGAAGTCCTCCGCCTGATTCGCGACAACCGCTGGCTGATGCAGGGAACAATCGAGTTCGAATACAAGGTTCCCGAAGGTTCGGACCGCATGCGGGAAATCGCCCGCGCCATCCAGTATTGTCGCGATCAGTTGAACATGGCCTGA
- a CDS encoding transposase, which produces MQRWLARRPRFKLHFIPTSSSWLNLVERWFAELTGKAVRRGSFSSVPDLINSITRFIEQWNQEPTPFVWTAKAEDILARIERCRRRLEAIQPGCTRRKPRKKAA; this is translated from the coding sequence GTGCAGCGCTGGCTCGCCCGGCGTCCACGCTTCAAACTGCACTTCATTCCCACCAGTTCGAGCTGGCTCAATCTGGTGGAGCGCTGGTTTGCCGAACTCACCGGCAAGGCGGTGCGTCGCGGCAGCTTCTCCAGTGTTCCCGATCTGATCAACTCGATCACCCGCTTCATCGAGCAATGGAACCAGGAGCCCACGCCATTTGTTTGGACCGCCAAGGCGGAGGACATCCTTGCCAGGATCGAACGCTGTCGTCGCCGGCTCGAGGCCATCCAGCCCGGTTGCACCCGGCGAAAGCCGCGCAAGAAGGCCGCATGA
- a CDS encoding RNA polymerase sigma factor: MSAGHKDADHELEGASNREAEESDVSIARRARSGDRSAMDLLVRRHSPAVTRLLWKFVRTPSDLEDLVQDTFLRMVRGLPRWRSEQPISHWILRIAANTGRDYCRRHAVRRRWMVEPNHDTAADGGGRPPAPEAPDPGSDPAARAAANEVKQLLERLPADDRAVLILHHLQGWDLNEIARQFGWTHTATKLRAWRARRRLRDLLLFNNKS; this comes from the coding sequence TTGAGCGCGGGACACAAGGACGCGGACCATGAACTCGAAGGTGCTTCAAACCGGGAAGCCGAGGAATCGGACGTCTCCATCGCCAGGCGCGCCCGGTCTGGAGATCGCTCCGCAATGGACCTTCTCGTTCGTCGACACTCTCCCGCCGTCACCCGTCTCCTGTGGAAGTTCGTGCGCACGCCTTCGGATCTCGAGGACCTGGTTCAGGACACCTTCCTCCGCATGGTCAGGGGACTCCCCCGCTGGCGCTCGGAACAGCCAATCTCGCACTGGATCCTGCGCATCGCGGCAAATACCGGACGCGACTACTGCCGGCGCCATGCCGTCCGGCGTCGCTGGATGGTTGAACCGAACCATGACACCGCCGCCGATGGCGGTGGCCGCCCTCCAGCCCCCGAGGCGCCGGATCCCGGCTCCGATCCCGCTGCAAGAGCGGCGGCGAATGAAGTCAAGCAACTCCTTGAACGCCTGCCAGCGGACGACCGCGCCGTCCTCATCCTGCATCATCTCCAGGGATGGGATCTCAACGAAATCGCGCGCCAGTTCGGCTGGACACATACTGCAACAAAGCTCCGCGCGTGGCGGGCGCGCCGCCGGCTTCGCGATCTCCTCCTCTTCAACAACAAATCATGA
- a CDS encoding Gfo/Idh/MocA family oxidoreductase, with protein MALKRKLRMGMVGGGRGAFIGAVHRMAAALDGRIELVGGCFSADPEKSRLSGADLNLNPARVHGTYQEMISAEAALPPTERIDFVSIVTRNNTHVPIARAFLEAGIHVICDKPVAFSLAEARKLRDVVRKTGRVFALTHNYTGYPMVKEARHRVQAGQLGTILKVVVEYPQGYAITAMQNKADGKISNWRMDPNISGVSNCMGDIGTHAENLARFITGLQIDEICADLSTFIPGRKLDDDGNCLVRFKGGAKGILYASQISNGDENNLNIRIYGTKSSLEWHQEHPNELIVKEVNQPRIVLRRGNSYLSPIAQKYSRTPFGHPEAFIEAFANVYLAAAEAIEDQVSGRKPRKSYDFPTIDDGVEGMAFIETAVKSAKKGARWVKFPKL; from the coding sequence ATGGCTCTCAAACGAAAATTACGCATGGGCATGGTCGGCGGCGGTCGCGGCGCATTCATCGGCGCCGTGCACCGGATGGCCGCCGCGCTCGACGGTCGGATTGAACTCGTCGGCGGCTGCTTCTCCGCCGACCCGGAGAAATCCCGGCTCTCCGGCGCGGACCTCAATCTGAACCCGGCGCGCGTCCACGGCACCTACCAGGAGATGATCAGCGCCGAAGCCGCGCTGCCCCCGACCGAGCGCATCGACTTCGTCTCGATCGTCACGCGCAACAACACGCACGTGCCCATCGCCAGGGCCTTTCTGGAAGCGGGCATCCACGTCATCTGCGACAAACCCGTCGCCTTCTCCCTCGCGGAGGCGCGCAAGCTGCGCGATGTCGTCAGGAAGACCGGACGGGTCTTCGCGCTGACGCACAACTACACAGGTTACCCCATGGTGAAGGAGGCGCGGCACCGCGTGCAGGCCGGCCAGCTCGGCACGATCCTCAAGGTGGTCGTCGAATACCCCCAGGGCTATGCGATCACCGCCATGCAGAACAAGGCCGACGGAAAAATCTCCAACTGGCGCATGGATCCGAACATCTCGGGCGTATCCAACTGCATGGGCGACATCGGGACCCACGCGGAGAACCTCGCGCGTTTCATCACCGGCCTGCAGATCGATGAGATCTGCGCGGACCTTTCGACGTTCATTCCTGGCCGCAAACTCGACGATGACGGCAACTGCCTCGTTCGATTCAAGGGCGGAGCCAAGGGCATCCTCTACGCGTCGCAGATTTCCAACGGTGACGAGAACAACCTCAACATCCGGATCTACGGCACCAAATCCTCGCTCGAGTGGCATCAGGAGCACCCGAATGAGCTGATCGTGAAGGAGGTCAACCAGCCGCGCATCGTCCTTCGCCGCGGCAACAGCTACCTCTCCCCGATCGCACAGAAATACTCACGCACGCCATTCGGCCACCCCGAAGCCTTCATCGAGGCCTTCGCCAATGTCTATCTTGCGGCCGCCGAGGCGATCGAGGACCAGGTCAGCGGACGAAAGCCCAGGAAAAGCTACGACTTCCCGACAATCGACGACGGCGTCGAAGGCATGGCCTTCATCGAGACGGCGGTCAAAAGCGCAAAAAAGGGCGCGCGCTGGGTGAAGTTTCCGAAACTTTGA